In one window of Pseudomonas chlororaphis subsp. chlororaphis DNA:
- a CDS encoding ABC transporter permease codes for MSRAEPGSAALYHRVVVYLLFAILLLPLAGTLIYSIASNWSATILPSGFTFKWYIQLWSDPRFLHAFGQSLLVCVGALILSVVLILPLLFVVHYHFPRLDALMNILILLPFAVPPVVSSVGLLQLYGSGPFAMVGTPWILVGCYFTVALPFMYRAITNNLQAINLRDLMDAAHLLGASTWQAAFLVVLPNLRKGLMVALLLSFSFLFGEFVFANILVGTRYETLQVYLNNMRNSSGHFTSALVISYFFFVLVLTWAANILNKDKSQ; via the coding sequence ATGTCTCGCGCTGAACCCGGCTCCGCCGCCCTCTATCACCGGGTCGTGGTGTACCTGCTGTTCGCCATTCTCCTGCTGCCTCTGGCCGGGACCCTGATCTACTCCATCGCCAGCAACTGGTCGGCGACCATCCTGCCCAGCGGCTTTACCTTCAAGTGGTACATCCAGCTGTGGAGCGACCCGCGCTTCCTGCACGCCTTCGGCCAGTCGCTGCTGGTCTGCGTCGGCGCCCTGATCCTGTCGGTGGTGCTGATCCTGCCGCTGCTGTTCGTGGTGCACTACCACTTCCCAAGGCTCGATGCGCTGATGAACATCCTGATCCTGCTGCCGTTCGCGGTGCCGCCGGTGGTGTCCTCGGTGGGCCTGCTGCAACTCTACGGTTCGGGACCGTTCGCCATGGTCGGCACACCGTGGATCCTCGTCGGCTGCTACTTCACCGTGGCCCTGCCGTTCATGTACCGGGCGATCACCAATAACCTGCAAGCGATCAACCTGCGCGACCTGATGGACGCCGCCCATCTGCTGGGCGCCAGTACCTGGCAGGCGGCTTTCCTGGTGGTGCTGCCGAATCTGCGCAAGGGCCTGATGGTGGCCCTGCTGCTGTCGTTCTCGTTCCTGTTCGGCGAGTTCGTGTTCGCCAATATCCTGGTGGGCACCCGCTACGAAACCCTGCAGGTCTACCTGAACAACATGCGCAACAGCAGCGGCCACTTCACCAGCGCGCTGGTGATTTCCTACTTCTTCTTTGTGCTGGTTCTGACCTGGGCCGCCAACATCTTGAACAAGGACAAAAGCCAATGA
- a CDS encoding alkaline phosphatase family protein, protein MSHNVILVVLDGLNHEVARHAMGHLQAYVGAGRAALYKLECELPALSRPLYECILTGVPPIDSGIVHNNVSRLSNQRSIFHYASAAGLGTAAAAYHWISELYNRSPFNPARDRHTDNKKLPIQHGHFYWNDHYPDSHLFADAEHLRLRHAPNFLLVHPMNIDDAGHKHGLDSPQYRNSARSADIILADYLQGWLDTGYQVLVTADHGMNNDRSHNGLLPEEREVPLFVLGDAFSFSPVATPDQTELCGTICELLGVPHDKPVCRELLK, encoded by the coding sequence ATGTCACACAACGTCATCCTTGTCGTGCTCGACGGCCTCAACCATGAGGTCGCCCGCCACGCCATGGGACACCTTCAGGCCTACGTCGGCGCGGGACGCGCAGCGCTATACAAGCTGGAATGCGAACTGCCGGCCCTGTCCCGACCGCTCTACGAATGCATCCTGACCGGGGTGCCACCGATCGACAGCGGCATCGTGCACAACAACGTCTCGCGCCTGTCCAACCAGCGCAGCATTTTCCACTACGCCAGCGCCGCCGGGCTCGGCACCGCCGCCGCGGCCTATCACTGGATCAGCGAGCTGTACAACCGCTCGCCGTTCAACCCGGCCCGGGACCGGCATACCGACAACAAGAAGCTGCCGATCCAGCATGGGCATTTCTACTGGAACGACCACTACCCCGATTCCCACCTGTTCGCCGACGCCGAACACCTGCGGTTGCGCCATGCGCCGAACTTTCTCCTGGTGCACCCGATGAACATCGACGACGCCGGGCACAAGCACGGCCTCGACAGCCCGCAGTACCGCAACAGCGCACGCTCGGCCGACATCATCCTCGCCGATTACCTGCAAGGCTGGCTCGACACCGGCTACCAGGTGCTGGTGACGGCCGACCACGGCATGAACAACGACCGTTCCCACAACGGCCTGCTGCCGGAGGAGCGGGAAGTGCCGTTGTTCGTTCTCGGCGATGCGTTCAGCTTCAGCCCCGTCGCCACGCCGGATCAGACCGAGTTGTGCGGCACCATCTGCGAGTTGCTCGGCGTGCCCCACGACAAACCTGTATGCCGGGAGTTGCTGAAGTGA
- a CDS encoding ABC transporter substrate-binding protein, which produces MKQFFLASLLGSTIALCTAAMAADTDLKTLEAAAKAEGAVNSVGMPDDWANWKGTWEDLAKHYGLKHIDTDMSSAQEIAKFAAEKDNASADIGDVGAAFGPIAVKQGVVQPYKPSTWDQVPDWAKDKDGNWALAYTGTIAFIINKKLLHGSEAPKSWADLEKGKYKVSIGDVSTAAQAANGVLAAAIAKGGDEKNIQPALLMFAEIAKQGRLSLANPTIATMEKGEVEVGVVWDFNGLSYRNKMVNKDDYIVLIPSDGSVISGYTTIINKYAKHPNAAKLTREYIFSDAGQINLARGNARPIRAEHLTLPAEVQANLLPNEQYKKVTPIKDADAWEKTSKGLPQKWQEEVIINMQ; this is translated from the coding sequence ATGAAACAGTTTTTCCTGGCATCACTGTTAGGCTCGACCATCGCCCTGTGCACCGCCGCCATGGCCGCCGATACCGACTTGAAGACCCTGGAAGCCGCGGCGAAAGCCGAAGGCGCCGTCAACAGCGTCGGCATGCCCGACGACTGGGCCAACTGGAAAGGGACCTGGGAAGACCTGGCCAAGCATTACGGCCTCAAGCACATCGACACCGACATGAGCTCGGCCCAGGAGATCGCCAAGTTCGCCGCCGAGAAAGACAACGCCAGCGCCGACATCGGCGACGTGGGCGCGGCCTTCGGCCCGATCGCGGTCAAGCAGGGCGTGGTCCAGCCTTACAAGCCAAGCACCTGGGACCAGGTCCCGGACTGGGCCAAGGACAAGGACGGCAACTGGGCGCTGGCCTACACCGGCACCATCGCCTTCATCATCAACAAGAAGCTGCTGCACGGCTCCGAAGCCCCCAAAAGCTGGGCCGACCTGGAGAAAGGCAAATACAAGGTCTCCATCGGCGACGTGAGCACCGCCGCCCAGGCCGCCAACGGCGTGCTGGCCGCGGCCATCGCCAAGGGCGGCGATGAAAAGAACATCCAGCCGGCGCTGCTGATGTTCGCCGAGATCGCCAAGCAGGGGCGCCTGTCGCTGGCCAACCCAACCATCGCCACCATGGAAAAGGGTGAAGTGGAAGTCGGCGTGGTCTGGGACTTCAACGGCCTGAGCTACCGCAACAAGATGGTCAACAAGGACGACTACATCGTGCTGATCCCCTCGGACGGTTCGGTGATCTCCGGCTACACCACCATCATCAACAAATACGCCAAGCACCCGAACGCGGCCAAGCTGACCCGTGAATACATCTTCAGCGATGCCGGCCAGATCAACCTGGCGCGCGGCAATGCCCGTCCGATCCGCGCCGAACACCTGACCCTGCCCGCCGAAGTCCAGGCCAACCTGCTGCCCAACGAGCAGTACAAGAAAGTCACGCCGATCAAGGACGCCGACGCCTGGGAGAAAACCTCCAAGGGCCTGCCACAGAAATGGCAGGAAGAAGTGATCATCAACATGCAGTAA
- a CDS encoding amidohydrolase: MQLSAIAQACLIGVLALSGQAANAVDDSAMEQARQHIAEQAKALEPALLETRRDIHAHPELGNTEQRTAQLVATQLRALGLEVKTGVARTGVMAVLKGALPGPTVALRADMDALPVKEVADLPFASKAKGRYLDKEVDVMHACGHDAHTAILLSTAKILSDMRERLPGTVVFYFQPAEEGPSDFIPDGKNTWGAKMMVQEGVMQSPKPDAVFGLHVWAGIPAGRIAYRPGPTLASSDDLRIRILGKQTHAGRPWDGIDPITVGAQTVVGLQTVVSRRTDISSFPSVVSIGTINGGTRYNIIPESLDMSGTIRSYDYGIRQKLHSDVRQTVEKIAESGGAKAEVSIIEKYDPTINDPALTEKMLPSLRWAAKDDVVQGPLVGGAEDFSFYAKEVPGLFVFLGVTPRDQDMAKAAPNHNPGFFVDESALVVGVRTLASLTTDYLFAGAKP; this comes from the coding sequence ATGCAGCTATCCGCTATCGCCCAAGCCTGCCTGATCGGCGTCCTGGCCTTGTCCGGCCAGGCCGCCAACGCTGTCGACGACAGCGCCATGGAACAGGCCCGCCAGCACATCGCCGAACAGGCCAAAGCCCTGGAGCCAGCACTGCTGGAAACCCGTCGCGATATCCACGCCCACCCGGAACTCGGCAACACCGAACAGCGCACCGCACAGCTGGTAGCCACGCAATTGCGCGCCCTGGGCCTGGAGGTCAAGACCGGCGTCGCCCGCACCGGCGTGATGGCGGTGCTCAAGGGCGCCCTGCCCGGCCCCACCGTGGCCTTGCGCGCCGATATGGACGCTCTGCCGGTCAAGGAAGTCGCGGACCTGCCGTTCGCCTCCAAGGCCAAGGGGCGCTACCTGGACAAGGAAGTGGACGTCATGCACGCCTGCGGCCACGACGCCCACACCGCCATCCTGCTGAGCACGGCGAAAATCCTCAGCGACATGCGCGAGCGCCTGCCCGGCACCGTGGTGTTCTATTTCCAGCCCGCCGAAGAAGGCCCGAGCGATTTCATCCCCGACGGCAAGAACACCTGGGGCGCGAAGATGATGGTGCAGGAAGGCGTGATGCAATCGCCCAAGCCGGACGCGGTGTTCGGCCTGCATGTCTGGGCCGGGATTCCGGCCGGACGCATCGCCTACCGCCCGGGCCCGACCCTGGCCAGCTCCGACGACCTGCGCATCAGGATTCTCGGCAAGCAGACCCACGCCGGCCGCCCCTGGGACGGCATCGACCCGATCACGGTCGGCGCCCAGACCGTCGTCGGGCTGCAAACCGTGGTCAGCCGCCGCACCGACATCTCGTCGTTTCCCTCGGTGGTCAGCATCGGCACCATCAACGGCGGCACACGCTACAACATCATCCCCGAGTCGCTGGACATGAGCGGCACCATCCGCTCATACGACTACGGCATTCGCCAAAAGCTGCACAGCGATGTGCGCCAGACCGTGGAAAAGATCGCCGAAAGCGGTGGCGCCAAGGCCGAGGTGAGCATCATCGAGAAGTACGACCCGACCATCAACGACCCGGCCCTGACCGAAAAGATGCTGCCGAGCCTGCGCTGGGCGGCCAAGGACGATGTGGTGCAGGGCCCGCTGGTGGGGGGCGCGGAAGACTTTTCCTTCTATGCCAAGGAGGTGCCGGGGCTGTTCGTGTTTCTCGGCGTGACACCGCGGGACCAGGACATGGCCAAAGCCGCGCCGAACCACAACCCGGGGTTCTTTGTCGATGAATCGGCGCTGGTGGTGGGCGTGCGTACCCTGGCGTCATTGACCACGGATTATCTGTTTGCCGGGGCCAAACCTTAA
- a CDS encoding ABC transporter permease: MPGVAEVNAFTRGKWLAILCLLPFALFFIVFQIAPLLWVLINSLQSEEFGWGLANFNKIFSSRFYLQAIQYSLEISFWSSVFGIVIAILGSYSLRRVDSKLRNFVNAFANMTSNFAGVPLAFAFIILLGFNGSITIMLKQAGIIQDFNLYSKTGLIILYTYFQIPLGVLLLYPAFDALREDWRESAALLGASGWQFWRHIGLPVLTPALLGTFVILLANALGAYATVYALTTGNFNVLPIRIAAMVSGDISLDPNMASALAVVLVALMTLVTIVHQLLLKRSYHVSR, translated from the coding sequence ATGCCGGGAGTTGCTGAAGTGAATGCATTCACCCGCGGCAAATGGCTGGCAATCCTGTGCCTGCTGCCGTTTGCCCTGTTCTTCATCGTGTTCCAGATCGCCCCGCTGCTCTGGGTGCTGATCAACAGCCTGCAATCGGAAGAGTTCGGCTGGGGCCTGGCCAATTTCAACAAGATCTTCAGTTCCAGGTTCTATCTGCAAGCCATCCAGTACAGCCTGGAGATCAGCTTCTGGTCGAGCGTGTTCGGCATCGTCATCGCGATTCTCGGCAGCTACTCGCTGCGCCGGGTCGACTCGAAGCTGCGCAACTTCGTCAACGCCTTCGCCAACATGACCAGCAACTTCGCCGGCGTGCCCCTGGCGTTCGCCTTCATCATCCTGCTGGGCTTCAACGGCAGCATCACCATCATGCTCAAGCAGGCGGGGATCATTCAGGACTTCAACCTGTACTCCAAGACCGGCCTGATCATCCTCTACACCTACTTCCAGATCCCCCTGGGCGTGCTGCTGCTCTACCCGGCCTTCGATGCCCTGCGCGAAGACTGGCGCGAGTCCGCGGCACTGCTTGGCGCCAGTGGCTGGCAGTTCTGGCGCCACATCGGCCTGCCGGTGCTGACCCCGGCGCTACTGGGGACCTTCGTCATCCTGCTGGCCAACGCCCTGGGCGCCTATGCCACGGTCTATGCACTGACCACCGGCAACTTCAACGTGCTGCCGATCCGCATCGCCGCCATGGTTTCCGGCGACATCTCCCTCGACCCGAACATGGCCAGCGCCCTGGCCGTGGTCCTGGTGGCGCTGATGACCCTGGTGACCATCGTCCATCAGCTGCTGTTGAAGAGGAGCTACCATGTCTCGCGCTGA
- the phnR gene encoding phosphonate utilization transcriptional regulator PhnR, protein MREEAVKAVTAIGQVLQEQIDHGLLAPGSKLPAERKLSELFGTTRITVREALLQLEAQGQIYREERRGWFVSPPRLAYNLMQRSHFHAMVSAQGRVPSTEMISARLQPASAAVCAWLQLPALSSVIQIRRVRRIDERLVLYVEHYLNPQYFPGILEFDLNQSITELYARHYDLHYGRVRFEIVPTSLPVEAAAALKVSAGSPGLRIARVNYDQHQRLIDCDLEFWRHDAIHVGVDVV, encoded by the coding sequence ATGCGCGAAGAGGCAGTCAAGGCGGTGACAGCCATTGGGCAGGTCCTGCAGGAACAGATCGATCACGGGTTGTTGGCACCCGGTAGCAAGCTGCCGGCCGAGCGCAAGCTCAGCGAGTTGTTCGGCACTACGCGGATTACCGTGCGCGAAGCCTTGTTGCAGCTGGAGGCCCAGGGCCAGATCTACCGCGAGGAGCGGCGCGGCTGGTTTGTCTCGCCGCCACGGCTGGCCTACAACCTGATGCAGCGCAGTCATTTTCACGCGATGGTCAGCGCCCAGGGGCGCGTGCCGTCGACCGAGATGATTTCGGCGCGCCTGCAACCGGCTTCAGCGGCGGTCTGTGCCTGGCTGCAACTGCCGGCGCTGTCCAGTGTGATCCAGATCCGTCGGGTACGACGCATCGACGAGCGTCTGGTGCTGTATGTCGAGCACTACCTCAATCCGCAGTACTTCCCGGGCATTCTCGAGTTCGACCTGAACCAGTCGATCACCGAGCTGTATGCCCGGCACTACGACCTGCATTACGGGCGGGTGCGCTTCGAGATCGTGCCGACCTCCTTGCCGGTGGAGGCCGCGGCGGCGTTGAAGGTTTCGGCCGGCAGCCCCGGGTTGCGGATTGCCCGGGTCAATTACGACCAGCACCAGCGCCTGATCGACTGCGACCTGGAGTTCTGGCGCCACGACGCGATCCATGTCGGTGTCGATGTGGTCTGA